Proteins encoded by one window of Cyanobium sp. NS01:
- a CDS encoding YggT family protein, whose protein sequence is MQVAAQVLSVLSNTLQIYSLLLLVRVLLSWFPNLDWSNPVLSSVSSITDPYLNVFRGLIPPIGGLDLSAILAFLALSLGQQLLGSASVSMMASLY, encoded by the coding sequence ATGCAAGTCGCCGCCCAGGTGCTGAGCGTTCTGAGCAACACGCTGCAGATCTATTCCCTGCTCCTGCTGGTGCGGGTGCTGCTCAGCTGGTTCCCCAACCTCGACTGGAGCAATCCGGTGCTCTCGAGCGTGAGCTCGATCACCGATCCCTACCTCAACGTGTTTCGCGGCCTGATCCCGCCGATCGGCGGCCTCGACCTCTCGGCGATCCTCGCCTTCCTCGCCCTCAGCCTGGGCCAGCAGCTGCTGGGCAGCGCCAGCGTCAGCATGATGGCCTCCCTCTACTGA
- the scpB gene encoding SMC-Scp complex subunit ScpB — protein sequence MGVDPEASTPETENPEAGPAGPKPLNLSLPAHLEAILYLKGRPLSLSELAAIAGVDNDSAELGLITLMADYAHRDTALEISQDGHTYGLQLRESLADLVQNLVPVDLSTAALRTLATIALKKRILQSELVELRGSGAYDHIKALLAEDFIERRRQSDGRSYWLSLSEKFHRTFAVKAEELQPRPRRSA from the coding sequence ATGGGTGTCGACCCCGAAGCCAGCACGCCTGAAACCGAGAACCCGGAGGCCGGTCCTGCTGGGCCGAAGCCCCTGAACCTGTCGCTGCCGGCCCACCTGGAGGCGATCCTCTATCTCAAGGGCCGCCCCCTGAGCCTCTCCGAGCTGGCCGCCATTGCCGGGGTGGACAACGACAGCGCCGAGCTGGGCCTGATCACCCTGATGGCCGACTACGCCCACCGCGACACGGCCCTGGAGATCAGCCAGGACGGCCACACCTACGGTCTGCAACTGCGCGAGAGCCTGGCGGATCTGGTGCAGAACCTGGTGCCGGTGGACCTCTCCACCGCGGCCCTGCGCACCCTGGCCACGATCGCCCTCAAGAAGCGCATCCTGCAGTCGGAGCTGGTGGAGCTGCGCGGCTCCGGCGCCTACGACCACATCAAGGCCCTGCTCGCCGAGGACTTCATCGAGCGACGGCGCCAGAGCGATGGCCGCTCCTACTGGCTCAGCCTCAGCGAGAAATTCCATCGCACCTTTGCGGTGAAAGCCGAGGAACTGCAGCCCCGGCCGCGCCGCTCTGCATAG